TTGAGCGGCTGGCCACGATAAACAGCCGCACCCGGTTTTGCGGCACACCCAGATCCGCGGCGTCCACCACGTGAGGTGCCAGGCTGTAACCCAGCGCATTCATGGCTGCTTCCCATGCCGGGAACAGGGTCCAGTCCACAAATTCCGGTACGTTCTCGACCAGCGCGAACTCGGGCCGGTGATACTCGGCGGCGGACACCACGGCCCAGGCGGTGGAGCGGCTGGCGTCATGCTCCGGGTTGCCGTTGGCCTTGCCCCGGGCTTTGGAATGGCCCTGGCAGCAGGGCGACGCAAGCAACAGGTCGTGGGCCGGCACCTGTGACCAGTCGGCCTGATGCAAGTCCTGGCAGGCGTGAGCGGTGTCGGGGTGGTTGACGCTATGCCAGTGCACAGCGTCGGGCCAGTGGTTGGCCGCCCATAATACGTTGGCGCCGGCCATGCGGGCGCCCGTAGAAAAGCCGCCGAAGCCGGCGAACAAATCAATGCAGTTCATGTTGGTCCTCTTTATCAGCCGAATATGGCCAGGGATACAGCGATGGGAATGATGATGAAGGCGAGGGCGACGCAGTAAACGGTGCGCGACCTTACCCTGGTTCTCTTTTTATTGGTGACGTGCCCGCACATGCAGCAGCGGACGATGCCGTCAGGTCCGCGGTGGTGCTCGTGCGGGCAAAGCGCCTGCTCCAGCCAGTGGGTCATTATCTCGAGACTCCCATCTCGGTGGCGTCCTTCAGTGCCTGCTCGCACTCCCGGTAGGTGGCTTCACCCATCACCGGGCCGCAATCCGGGCAGCCTCGGCGGGGGCGGTTGCCTTCGGCCAGGCAGACTTTGCGGCCCCACAGGCAAACCGGGCCGTTTTCGGTGTCATGCAGGGTCAGCAGGAACCAGCCGCTGCCTTCGGGGGCGCTTGGAGTCCAGTGGTTTAACGAGCCGTCACGGTCATAGGCCTCCCATACCGATTCGTCGGCGTCGTTTTCCATTCTGCTCCACAGGTACTGGATGCCCATACTGTTGAGCCAATGGTGCCAGCCATCAATGCTGGTTCCTTCGTCTAAAAAATCCTCCGGCAGGGCGGGGTGCAGGTAACTTCCGCCCGCGGCCCTGATCACCTCCACCGGCTCAAGCGCGCCCCGGCGGATCCGGTTGGTGACGTCTCCCTTGGTGAGGCGAACCGAGTGACGCATCATGTGAAGGATGTGCTTTTCATCCTTGCTTTCTATCGCCTCTCGAATGTATTCCATCAACTCGGGTGGTGCCTTGTCGGGGTATTCCGGCTCCACCTCAACCGCCCTGATGCAGCGCTCCATTTCCTCCTTGACCGCCTCGGCAACCCGGTGGCTTTCGCGGTATTCAACCCCCTCCGAGAAGGGCAGCAGCCACTCCTCGAACCGGCCGCCGGCCATCAGCTCACCCCAGGGAGCAATCTCCCCGTTGCCATGCAGGCCGGCCACGCCGGCGCTCTCGGCGGTCAGGCTTCCGATGGCGCCTTTCATGCGGCGGTTGTGCTCCACCAGGTTGGCGGCGGCCTCCATGATCAGGTAGTCGCGGCCCTGGTGCGGCTCGGCCGGCACCTGCAGGATCTGGCCGATATGATCAAGCATCTGCTGGTACTCACCGGCCACGTCGGTGGCGCATTCCAGCTTCTGGGCCAGCTCGTCGCGCTCGGCCAGGATGGCGGCGGCGTCTTCGGCCATCTGGTGATCAATGAACTCGGCAATAACGGTTTCACCGGAGTACAGCTTGCCCTCCAGCACATGGGTGACGGATAAAGTCATGATTGGTCCTCTTGGGGTGTTGCGGTAGAAGGTTTAGATTGCGGTTTCGCTGGTGGCGGACTGCTGTGCGAGCTGCATGTCCAGCTCATCCCGCTCGGCGGTCATGTCATCCAGCTGCGCCTGCAGATTACGATTGGCTTTCTCCAGCGCCTGGCAGTGGCGCCAGAGCTTTACCTCCAGCCGTGTAGCGTTGCGGATAACAGCGCCGGTTTCGGCGTGCACAACATGATGCAGGCTGCCGGCGTGGGGGCCACCGTAGGGTCTCAAGGTGTAGATCACTTGGCCTCCTGTGTGCGGCCTGGCTTCATGAAAACCAGCCAATGCGTGAGGCCTCCGCGCCCGGAAACCTGGCCGAACAGCGGCTGCTCTGGGGTGAGGGCAAGAACTTCCTTCAGCTTGACGTGGGTTTCGTTCCACTTGAACACCAGAACTCCGTGTGGCTCCAGTACGCGGAAGCACTCAGCAAAGCCCAGGCGCAAGTCTTCACGCCAGTTGTCCGACAGCTTTCCGTACTTTGCTGCCAGCCATGACTTGGGACCGGCCCGCTCCAGGTGTGGCGGGTCGAATGCGACCAGCTTGAATGCCCCGTCGGGAAACGGCAGGTCGCGAAAGTCGAGCATTACGTCAGGTTCAATGCGCAAGGTTCTTGTGCCGTCCGCTTTGCCGTGGCTCCTGTCGGTGACTGTAATCACCTCGTGTCGCTGGTCACCGAAAATCACATTCGGGTTTTGACGGTCAAACCACATCATTCGTGAGCCGCAGCAGGGATCCAGCACCGAGGGCTGCAGCAATTGTGGATTCTCTGAAGCCTCACTCA
The Oceanimonas pelagia genome window above contains:
- a CDS encoding DNA cytosine methyltransferase, whose protein sequence is MNCIDLFAGFGGFSTGARMAGANVLWAANHWPDAVHWHSVNHPDTAHACQDLHQADWSQVPAHDLLLASPCCQGHSKARGKANGNPEHDASRSTAWAVVSAAEYHRPEFALVENVPEFVDWTLFPAWEAAMNALGYSLAPHVVDAADLGVPQNRVRLFIVASRSKAPLRLNLPKLDHVPASSFIDWEGGRWSAIDKPGRAAATLERVANGRAQYGDRFVMSYYGNTKSGRDAGRPIGTITTRDRWAVVDGDRMRMLSADENLAAMSFPAWIQRPNNHRLTVHMAGNAVAPLAAKHLIEAIKQAA
- a CDS encoding class I SAM-dependent methyltransferase, with protein sequence MSEASENPQLLQPSVLDPCCGSRMMWFDRQNPNVIFGDQRHEVITVTDRSHGKADGTRTLRIEPDVMLDFRDLPFPDGAFKLVAFDPPHLERAGPKSWLAAKYGKLSDNWREDLRLGFAECFRVLEPHGVLVFKWNETHVKLKEVLALTPEQPLFGQVSGRGGLTHWLVFMKPGRTQEAK